AAGACACTGAGGATCAGGGAGGCTGAGTCACTTGCCTGAGGACACCCAGCCAAGGACCCCTACAGCGAAGGGCCTGGCCCTACGGGGGCACATACGGTTGGATGAGGGAGCAAAGGAAAACGTATGATGTCGAGAGTGGCAGCCGCCTCCCCAGGTCCGTCCCGTCCCGCTGCTGTAACAGAACTGGAGCCCGGCGTCCCCAGCCTCCCTCGCAGCTCGGTGCAGCCACGGACCAAGTTCTCGTCCACGGAACGGGAGCGGCAGTGCCGCGTGCCGACGCCCAGActgttctcttccctttcccgTGAGCTGGAACATCAACAGTGCCCGTGATCCCGCTTTAACCACACCGAAGGGGAAGGTGAGGCAAGTAGGGGAAAGAAACCTGAGTCCCCAAGTGACCGCATGAATCAGAGCCACCcggagaaataaacttttatgtttttatagctAAGGTAGCTTGGGAACTTGCCACAGGAGCCGCGTATATCCTCACACTGGCTCAGTCTTTGATCCTAGCAGAGTGAGGCCTTGGACTTCCCACCAGGGGACGGCGAGGTGGTtccatgcgcacacacacacacacacacacacacacacacacacacacacacccgacTGTCCGAATgctttaacgtttttattttcaagtataaaGGCTTTGTCGTAGAAGGGAGCCAGGGTCACAGGCAGTGGGCGAGGGGTCCGGAAGCCCAGGTGGAGGTGGACGAGCGGGCCAGCTGGCTCCCAGGTGCCACAGCCGGTCCCGTGGTGCCCTGTCTGTGCCCGGGACCCGCTGCTGGATGCCAAGAGGCCGAGGTAGCTGTGAGAGGAGCCGGGCGTGGGGTGGAGGGTGTGGGCTCACATGACCACACAACACTGGCACGTCTTTTGCTTAGGGCCACTTGCCTCTTCACCCTCGGGAGGGGCAGGTGGCTCGGGCTGCCGGGCAGGTGCATAGGTGGGCACGGGGCGGGCACTAGGGTTGGCCCTGGGCCCTTCCACCTGAAGCAGTGGCTGGCACTCGGCAGGCTGCTCTGGAGCTGGGGTCTCTGCCAGGAGGGGGGTGGTGGCGTCTCCTGAGGGGCCCTGGCCCTCAGCAGGGGTTTGGGGCCTTACAGATTCttcctccagggagccttccTGCTTCTCCTGGGGCTGTGGTCCTTCCTCTTCCGGCCTTGACTCTTCCTTGGCCCCCAAGGAAGCCCCTGCCTCACTCACCTCCTCTGCCTGACATTCCTTTCCTCCTCCGgactctctctgctcttctggaCTCAGATCTTCTTCAACCACGTCAGTCTTCTCTGCCCCCAGTGgcgcctcccctcctctctctgcctccgaTGGCGCCTCACCTCCTTCCTCAGCTCCCAATAGTGCCTCACCTGTTCTCTCTGCCACCAGTGGTGCCtcccctcctgttctctctgcctccgaTGGCGCCtcacctcctcctttctctgcctccagtgATTTCTcgccttcctctccctctgtcaccaATGGTTCTTCAGTCGCCTctagtttttcttcatcttctttctgTTCTACTCGCAATGGCCCCtcacctctttccctctctgccctcaaagGTCCCTCAACTGCCTTTCTTGCGGCTGACGGTGGTTCCTCAACTGctttcctctctggcctcagctcttcctcccctcctcccctctctggctcCAAAGAGCCCTTgcttccccccctctcccccaccagagACACGTCTGCCCCTGCCTCTTCCTCAGTCCCCTTCTTTCCTTCGCCCACTGACTCCACCGGTTCCTCTGCTTGGCTCCTTCCCGCCCCCGAGGcatcctcccctgcccccctctccacccccagtgGACTCTCAGGCCCTCCCCCGCTTCCCCGTGCCCTTGGCCCTTCCAACCCCTCCAAGACCagctcctcccccagctcctcccacTCTTCGCTGAGGGTCACCCTCTCCACCCAAATGAAggacccctcctctcctccagagCCCCCTGGCCCATCACCGTCAGAGCTGCCCCTGGGGACGCCGCCTTCTCCAGGAGCTGCTCCCTCTAGCCTCACCTGGAGCCTCGGGGAGCTGGTCTGTGCGGCCTtctggcccctgcccccctcccctgtggCCTCGGAGTCGCTGCTCTCcggccctcccaccccctcccagacCACCTCCACGATGCCCCTGTCCTCCTTCACCCAGGACGGGGGCTCTGGGCAGGCAGCTTCCTGCCTGTCCCCAATGGCCTCCAGCACCATTTCCTCTACCTTAGCCTCCAGCTCTGGGCCCGTGGCCTCCGTGGCACAGTCCTCTGTggccctcagcccctcccatACCACCTCCACCACGCCCCCTCCTTTGGCCTCACCCACGCCCCCCTCAGATGCTGCCAGCCCCTGACTCGGCCCCTGTTCTGCAGCGGGGCTGGGTCCAGGGCAGGGGCCGTTGGCTTCTGAGGAGGCCCCTGCTGCCCCAGGGAACAGCCTCAGGGTGGGTGGAACCCTGACAGCCTCATCTCTGGGCTCAGAGGGGGACTCTGGGGAGGTGTCCACTGGTCCAGCTGGAAGGGAGGCTCTCCTGCTCAGATCAGTGTGGCCTTGGGGAgtaaggggaggaaaggagaggagacaggggGCAACAGAGTGAGATCCTGGCCCCCCAGATTCAGGCCCCTCTTCGTGGGACCCCCAGACCTGGGGCCCAAACACCCACCTGTGGGACCTGCCTCCACGGTAGGCTGGGAGAGAGGTCGATGACCCTGCAGGGGTAACAGAGACAAGGTGAGGCCAGCCAGCGTCTCCACCTCCAACCTCCCTGCGTGCTGGTTCGCTCCCCAACCCGGACACCCTCGATGGCTCCTCCATCAAGTTCAGGACCACACCCTCCTCAGCCTTCCTCACCTGTCTTACCGCTCTCTGCTCAAGTGCCCcccacacagtaggtgcttaatcaATACTGTGTTCATGGGCCAACAGCTCTGTATTAGGAACCTATTCCGTCAGCTACTGAGATGGCTGTGGACAAGGGACACTTACTTAAGCCTTTTGCTATTGGAACTTACGTTCTAGGGGGTGGGGtataaacataaacacaaatgAATCTGTAATGTCAGGAGTGAGAAAGACTAcggcaggaaaaaacaaaaagcaggacgAGGGGCTACAGAGAGCCTGGGAGGTGGTGGGGTGCCTCCTTTATGTAGAAGATGCAGGAGGGCCTCTAGGAGGAAGTGAcgttgagcagagacctgaagcgTGAGAGGAGCTGGCCTCGAGGCTCAAGAGGTAGATACAgccattccaggcagaggggagagcaagTGCAAAAGGCCTGGGGCTGCAATGAGCTGACAAGGTCAAGGACTAGAAAAGAGGGTCAGCGTTGCTGTAGTAGAGTGAGGGAAAGGGCAAGAGTATGAAAATGGGCTCAgagaagcagggggtgggggcagcctgcTCGGTCAACCCCCAGGGATCTCCGCCTCACAGTTCCCTGTAAGATAAGAATCTTCTTTCCAGCCTCCAGGCTTTCGTGTgggctgtttcctctgcctggaattctctttcccctcttgCCTGGTCCCCAGCAGACTCCATACAGATGCCAcggcctccaggaagccttcctgggtCACTCGGGTGATTCCTCCGTGCTCCTCCCATGCCCAGGGCTCCCCTGTCACAGGCTCTTGGATAGTGGGCTCCTCTCTGGCAAGAAACTCCTGGCCTATACTAAAAACCCAACAAACTCTTCCCAGACCCATTAACAGGTCTCTTGGCCCTCTGCCCTGCCAGAGCCACCTGGGAATCTTAATAAAGGTGCTACCAAAACAGAAACCCGTGTGGATGCCTCAGATCACAAGAGCATCTCCTGGTGACCCATTCCTCCctttgaaaagaacaaattcCACGAgcactgcaccccccccccccattttcccaCCACATTCCTCATTCTGGCATTAGCAGTCCCACAACAAAACTTCCCCAGGCCTGTTCCTAGGATcatgtccacccccccccccccacctcttccacGTGTGTGCGGTCATTCCTCTCATTTTAGacatagggaaactgaggcctgaacAACGAAAGCGACTTGCCCGAGACCACAGAGCAGAGAAACAGCAGAGGACTTAGAGGTTAAACCGCACTTGGAGAAGGCCCGCTTTGGTCCCTGCTGGCTGCACCTCGCCCCCTCCCATTTGCTCCCCCGCCCCCGGTTCTCACCTGTCTGCGCCAGGTGGGCCTGCCGGGGGACTTGTGCTGGGCACCTGTGGATGCACTTTGCAACAGCTGCAGCTGGGATTGGAGtctgagggagagaggaggctgcTGGGAGCCGGGCCCCCAGGCTCAACGCCAAGGCCCCCTCAATGTGCCACTTCCCCGGTGTGGACCTGGGGCCCTGGCCTAGCCAGGCCGGCAAAGCCAGCAGGCAGGGGCCCAACTCACGTGAACAAGCTGTCTTCCAAGTTGCGGATTCGGGCCTGAGCCTGGCCCTCAGGTGACTGGGGGTCTTTAGAGGTGGAGTCCTCCTGCTGCTCCGGCTCCTCAGCTGCCCCGTCCATGAGCCAACGCTCCCGGAGAGACTTCCTCTGGGCACGGGAGGGGAGCTCTGGCTGTGCATACTGGCTACCCCACCCCATGGAGGGCTCCCTCCTAATCCCCGAGCTGGGAAGATTTCTTATTGTCCAAAACCACCCGAACGGCACAGACATCTCTCCTTCAGGTGAGGATATGATCCCCCCCTCAACACTGCGAGGTGGGACAGACACCCCAATACCAGCCTAGAGCTCTCCCAGGCTAGAACAAAACACccctcatctccccaccccttccagaaTGGGACAGGCACTCCCAGAGATGAAATCAACGTCTCTATGGGCCCCTCCCTACCCCAAAGCTGGGCAAACACCTTCGCTGTCCCCATACTCTTCCCAAAGGTGGTACAAAAGTCCCCATCATtatcaccacccccacccccaccccccgctctccCAAGCAGAGGAAAAACGCCCGCCTAAGCTGGAACCAATACCCCCTGCTGCCCCCATCCAAACTGGACAGAGCCTTCCATGATCCCCCAGACCGACTCTCATTGATACCCCCACTTCGTTGCCCAGGCTTGACAGgagcccccgcccgcccccccccccccccaaccttgaGCCGCTCCACGCGGAGTTTCTCCTCTTCCAGCTCCCGGCGCGCGGCGCGGATCTCCTCCTGCAGCCGCCGCTTCTCCTGCGCACAGAGGACCCGGAGCTGCCCGCGGGCCGGGCGGGGCCGCCACCTCCCCTTCCGCCTGCCCTCCTCCTCGGGGCTCCCGGGACTCCCGGGGCTGCGAACGGGGCGGGGCGGCGGAGCGCACGTCGGGGGCcccggcggggagggggctgcggAGGCGCTGACTCAGcagcgggtgggggcggggcggcgggggcggggccggccgcgCCCGCGATGCTGCGGAGGCCTTGCCGGCGCCGaatggggccgggggggggggggggggggggggtctgtggaagggggtggggcctTGGGATGGAGATCCCAAAGGGAGACCGAGCTGTGGGGGGGGTCCGAGATCCGGGGTCACGAGAGGCGATTCAGAGATAATGGGGGTCTAGATATCAGAGGAAGGGGGTGATGAGATGGGGGGGCGCGGAGAGACTGGGGCGTAGAGATGAGGTCCAGAGAGATGAAGGGGCAGAAGtcgagagcagagagaggggacttGGTGAGATAGGGGTTCAGAGGGAGGGGGTACAGATCTGAGGGTCAGGAGGATGGGGGTTTAGAGAGGCCAGGGTGTTGAGATGGGATCCAGAAAGATGGGGGTGCAggagtgggggagcagagagataggggttAGTGAGATGGGGGTTCATAAAGATG
This sequence is a window from Prionailurus bengalensis isolate Pbe53 chromosome A2, Fcat_Pben_1.1_paternal_pri, whole genome shotgun sequence. Protein-coding genes within it:
- the PALM3 gene encoding paralemmin-3 isoform X2, with the translated sequence MALQSQMWSPATPTPMAESSLYRQRLEVIAEKRRLQEEIRAARRELEEEKLRVERLKRKSLRERWLMDGAAEEPEQQEDSTSKDPQSPEGQAQARIRNLEDSLFTLQSQLQLLQSASTGAQHKSPGRPTWRRQGHRPLSQPTVEAGPTGHTDLSRRASLPAGPVDTSPESPSEPRDEAVRVPPTLRLFPGAAGASSEANGPCPGPSPAAEQGPSQGLAASEGGVGEAKGGGVVEVVWEGLRATEDCATEATGPELEAKVEEMVLEAIGDRQEAACPEPPSWVKEDRGIVEVVWEGVGGPESSDSEATGEGGRGQKAAQTSSPRLQVRLEGAAPGEGGVPRGSSDGDGPGGSGGEEGSFIWVERVTLSEEWEELGEELVLEGLEGPRARGSGGGPESPLGVERGAGEDASGAGRSQAEEPVESVGEGKKGTEEEAGADVSLVGERGGSKGSLEPERGGGEEELRPERKAVEEPPSAARKAVEGPLRAERERGEGPLRVEQKEDEEKLEATEEPLVTEGEEGEKSLEAEKGGGEAPSEAERTGGEALLGAEEGGEAPSEAERGGEAPLGAEKTDVVEEDLSPEEQRESGGGKECQAEEVSEAGASLGAKEESRPEEEGPQPQEKQEGSLEEESVRPQTPAEGQGPSGDATTPLLAETPAPEQPAECQPLLQVEGPRANPSARPVPTYAPARQPEPPAPPEGEEASGPKQKTCQCCVVM
- the PALM3 gene encoding paralemmin-3 isoform X3; its protein translation is MALQSQMWSPATPTPMAESSLYRQRLEVIAEKRRLQEEIRAARRELEEEKLRVERLKRKSLRERWLMDGAAEEPEQQEDSTSKDPQSPEGQAQARIRNLEDSLFTLQSQLQLLQSASTGAQHKSPGRPTWRRQGHRPLSQPTVEAGPTGHTDLSRRASLPAGPVDTSPESPSEPRDEAVRVPPTLRLFPGAAGASSEANGPCPGPSPAAEQGPSQGLAASEGGVGEAKGGGVVEVVWEGLRATEDCATEATGPELEAKVEEMVLEAIGDRQEAACPEPPSWVKEDRGIVEVVWEGVGGPESSDSEATGEGGRGQKAAQTSSPRLQVRLEGAAPGEGGVPRGSSDGDGPGGSGGEEGSFIWVERVTLSEEWEELGEELVLEGLEGPRARGSGGGPESPLGVERGAGEDASGAGRSQAEEPVESVGEGKKGTEEEAGADVSLVGERGGSKGSLEPERGGGEEELRPERKAVEEPPSAARKAVEGPLRAERERGEGPLRVEQKEDEEKLEATEEPLVTEGEEGEKSLEAEKGGGEAPSEAERGGEAPLGAEKTDVVEEDLSPEEQRESGGGKECQAEEVSEAGASLGAKEESRPEEEGPQPQEKQEGSLEEESVRPQTPAEGQGPSGDATTPLLAETPAPEQPAECQPLLQVEGPRANPSARPVPTYAPARQPEPPAPPEGEEASGPKQKTCQCCVVM
- the PALM3 gene encoding paralemmin-3 isoform X1, whose amino-acid sequence is MALQSQMWSPATPTPMAESSLYRQRLEVIAEKRRLQEEIRAARRELEEEKLRVERLKRKSLRERWLMDGAAEEPEQQEDSTSKDPQSPEGQAQARIRNLEDSLFTLQSQLQLLQSASTGAQHKSPGRPTWRRQGHRPLSQPTVEAGPTGHTDLSRRASLPAGPVDTSPESPSEPRDEAVRVPPTLRLFPGAAGASSEANGPCPGPSPAAEQGPSQGLAASEGGVGEAKGGGVVEVVWEGLRATEDCATEATGPELEAKVEEMVLEAIGDRQEAACPEPPSWVKEDRGIVEVVWEGVGGPESSDSEATGEGGRGQKAAQTSSPRLQVRLEGAAPGEGGVPRGSSDGDGPGGSGGEEGSFIWVERVTLSEEWEELGEELVLEGLEGPRARGSGGGPESPLGVERGAGEDASGAGRSQAEEPVESVGEGKKGTEEEAGADVSLVGERGGSKGSLEPERGGGEEELRPERKAVEEPPSAARKAVEGPLRAERERGEGPLRVEQKEDEEKLEATEEPLVTEGEEGEKSLEAEKGGGEAPSEAERTGGEAPLVAERTGEALLGAEEGGEAPSEAERGGEAPLGAEKTDVVEEDLSPEEQRESGGGKECQAEEVSEAGASLGAKEESRPEEEGPQPQEKQEGSLEEESVRPQTPAEGQGPSGDATTPLLAETPAPEQPAECQPLLQVEGPRANPSARPVPTYAPARQPEPPAPPEGEEASGPKQKTCQCCVVM